The Burkholderia mallei ATCC 23344 genome has a window encoding:
- a CDS encoding sensor histidine kinase, with protein sequence MIPSAEPAAALLRERAARYAAEVALFVRDHALSVASHDLRSPLNAMHSWAYVLERRLTASDENLARALDGIRIGIEQQTKLLETTIDAPRAETRSLPIARAGVALDALADECAALARIALGDARGTAVTIASPMRPASLECDRERVAQALWSMLTFAIEASAPGGEVALGCDGPADAARLNVTFLARLPALTDATLPHVFETFARREALAERQGERPAAVFALAQRVARAHGGAFAQEPNPLADGARATLALTIPAARA encoded by the coding sequence GTGATTCCGTCCGCCGAACCGGCCGCCGCGCTGCTGCGCGAGCGCGCCGCACGCTATGCCGCCGAGGTGGCGCTGTTCGTCCGCGACCACGCGCTGTCGGTCGCGTCGCACGATCTGCGCAGCCCGCTCAACGCGATGCACAGCTGGGCGTACGTGCTCGAGCGCCGGCTCACGGCGAGCGACGAGAACCTCGCGCGCGCGCTCGACGGAATCCGGATCGGCATCGAACAGCAGACGAAGCTGCTGGAGACCACCATCGACGCGCCGCGCGCCGAGACGCGCTCGCTGCCGATCGCACGCGCCGGCGTGGCGCTCGACGCGCTCGCCGACGAATGCGCGGCGCTCGCGCGCATCGCGCTCGGCGACGCGCGCGGCACCGCGGTGACGATCGCCTCGCCCATGCGGCCTGCGTCGCTCGAATGCGACCGCGAGCGCGTCGCGCAAGCGCTGTGGTCGATGCTGACGTTCGCGATCGAGGCGAGCGCGCCGGGCGGCGAAGTCGCGCTCGGCTGCGACGGCCCGGCGGACGCGGCGCGCTTGAACGTGACGTTCCTCGCGCGATTGCCGGCGCTGACCGACGCCACGCTGCCGCACGTGTTCGAAACGTTCGCGCGGCGCGAGGCGCTCGCCGAGCGCCAAGGCGAGCGTCCGGCCGCGGTGTTCGCGCTCGCGCAGCGCGTCGCGCGCGCGCACGGCGGCGCGTTCGCGCAGGAACCGAACCCGCTCGCGGACGGCGCACGCGCGACGCTCGCGCTGACGATTCCCGCCGCTCGCGCGTGA
- a CDS encoding TOBE domain-containing protein, with protein sequence MTADSLSSRSDARAARESLALSGELWLHAGGQTLGGAARIALLAAIGETGSITRAAKAVGLSYKGAWDAIDTMNNLAGEPLVLRATGGKGGGGTTLTPRATALIAAFRAIEREHRRFIDAASAAVEGFEVNWKLIGRIGMKTSARNQLFGKVLAVKHGAVNDEVVLALPGEHTITAVVTHESVQELGLAPGVDACALVKASWVVLAVEDGSPLRLSARNQLQGVVETVTRGAVNSEVLLALDGGMTLAAIVTNDSVDALGLAQGVSAVAAFKASSVILAVNG encoded by the coding sequence ATGACCGCCGATTCGCTCTCCTCCCGTTCCGATGCGCGCGCCGCGCGCGAGTCGCTCGCGTTGAGCGGCGAGCTGTGGCTGCACGCGGGCGGGCAGACGCTCGGCGGCGCGGCGCGCATCGCGCTGCTCGCCGCGATCGGCGAGACCGGATCGATCACGCGCGCGGCGAAGGCGGTCGGCCTCAGCTACAAAGGCGCGTGGGACGCGATCGACACGATGAACAACCTCGCGGGCGAGCCGCTCGTGCTGCGCGCGACGGGCGGCAAGGGCGGCGGCGGCACGACGCTCACGCCGCGCGCGACCGCGCTGATCGCGGCGTTTCGCGCGATCGAGCGCGAGCATCGGCGCTTTATCGACGCGGCGAGCGCCGCGGTCGAAGGCTTCGAGGTCAATTGGAAACTTATCGGGAGAATCGGCATGAAGACGAGCGCACGCAACCAACTGTTCGGCAAGGTCCTGGCCGTCAAGCACGGCGCGGTGAACGACGAAGTGGTGCTCGCGTTGCCGGGCGAACACACGATCACGGCAGTGGTGACGCACGAGAGCGTGCAGGAGCTGGGGCTCGCGCCGGGCGTCGACGCGTGTGCGCTCGTGAAGGCGTCGTGGGTCGTGCTCGCGGTCGAGGACGGCTCGCCGCTCAGGCTATCGGCGCGCAATCAATTGCAGGGCGTCGTCGAGACGGTCACGCGCGGCGCGGTGAACAGCGAGGTGCTGCTCGCGCTCGACGGCGGCATGACGCTCGCGGCGATCGTCACGAACGACAGCGTCGATGCGCTCGGGCTCGCGCAGGGCGTGAGCGCGGTGGCGGCGTTCAAGGCGTCGAGCGTGATTCTCGCGGTCAACGGATGA
- a CDS encoding tautomerase family protein, producing MPFTRIALREGKSAEYRRALSEGVHCALQHAFAVPVDDIFMTVTEHSADNFFYGRDYLGIARSDDLVMIQITANNTRTLEQKRELYRLIADQLAQRPGVRREDVFVSLVEVLKEDWSFGNGIAQYVS from the coding sequence ATGCCGTTCACCCGTATCGCATTGCGCGAAGGCAAGTCCGCCGAATATCGGCGGGCGCTGTCGGAAGGCGTTCATTGCGCGTTGCAACACGCGTTCGCCGTGCCTGTCGACGATATTTTCATGACCGTGACCGAGCACAGCGCGGATAATTTCTTTTATGGCCGCGACTATCTCGGGATCGCGCGCAGCGACGATCTGGTGATGATCCAGATCACCGCGAACAACACACGCACGCTCGAGCAGAAGCGCGAGCTGTACCGGCTGATCGCCGATCAGCTCGCGCAACGCCCGGGGGTGCGCCGCGAGGACGTGTTCGTCAGCCTCGTCGAGGTGCTGAAGGAAGACTGGTCGTTCGGCAACGGCATCGCGCAGTACGTGAGCTGA
- a CDS encoding ATP-binding cassette domain-containing protein, with protein MSLVVDIRKTLVTPERHFTLDVSFASNAQRIVLFGPSGAGKSLTLQAIAGLLAPDRGTISIGGDTLFDGARGIDVPTQARRVAYLFQDYALFPHLNVRQNIAFGLKRGWRNPRAQELPDDAAYWLRAFELEALAGHYPAQLSGGQKQRVALARALIAQPRILLLDEPFSALDVAMRQRMRRELTDLQMRLDIPMVLITHDPDDVAAFGDQVVRLQEGRVLPDTPIAEWVTNMR; from the coding sequence ATGAGCCTCGTCGTCGACATCCGCAAGACGCTCGTCACGCCGGAGCGGCATTTCACGCTCGACGTGTCGTTCGCGTCGAACGCACAGCGCATCGTGCTGTTCGGGCCGTCCGGCGCAGGCAAGAGCCTCACGCTGCAGGCGATTGCCGGGCTGCTCGCGCCCGACCGCGGCACGATCTCGATCGGCGGCGACACGCTGTTCGACGGCGCGCGCGGCATCGACGTGCCGACGCAGGCGCGCCGCGTCGCGTACCTGTTCCAGGATTACGCGCTGTTTCCGCATCTGAATGTCCGACAAAACATCGCATTCGGGCTGAAGCGCGGCTGGCGCAATCCGCGCGCGCAGGAACTGCCCGACGACGCCGCGTACTGGCTGCGCGCGTTCGAGCTCGAAGCGCTGGCGGGACACTATCCGGCGCAGTTGTCGGGCGGGCAGAAGCAGCGCGTCGCACTCGCGCGCGCACTGATCGCGCAGCCGCGGATCCTGCTGCTCGACGAGCCGTTCTCGGCGCTCGACGTCGCGATGCGCCAGCGGATGCGCCGCGAGCTGACCGACTTGCAGATGCGGCTCGACATTCCGATGGTGCTGATCACGCACGATCCGGACGACGTCGCCGCGTTCGGCGATCAGGTCGTGCGGCTGCAAGAGGGGCGCGTGTTGCCCGATACGCCGATCGCCGAATGGGTGACGAACATGCGGTGA
- a CDS encoding LysR family transcriptional regulator: MKPLDLDAVRAFVLVAELASFTRAADALGTTQSAVSLKLKRLEAQLGKPLLERTPRRVTLAAVGAAFLPAARELLDAHERALAALSSAQRRLVIGVSEHVAVPDLPAVLTGLNRHDPGLALEMHVGMSAGLLAQYDERRLDAAFVRHEPGEDPPRDDATLLFTEPLAWLAAPGWTPRADEPLPLAVLAGPCGVRAAALRALERAGVRWRERFTGGGVAAVAAAAAAGLAVCPLARRVAPRSLVDVGARLRLPALPDSQVALYSRVRDARSIDTLRRFADSLAGPAQSAGRE; this comes from the coding sequence ATGAAACCACTCGATCTCGACGCCGTTCGCGCGTTCGTGCTCGTCGCCGAACTCGCGAGCTTCACGCGCGCCGCCGACGCGCTCGGCACCACGCAATCCGCCGTCAGCCTGAAGCTCAAGCGGCTCGAGGCGCAGCTCGGCAAGCCGCTGCTCGAGCGCACGCCGCGACGCGTGACGCTCGCCGCCGTCGGCGCCGCGTTCCTGCCCGCCGCGCGCGAGCTGCTCGACGCGCACGAGCGTGCGCTCGCCGCGCTGTCGTCCGCGCAGCGCAGGCTCGTGATCGGCGTGAGCGAGCACGTCGCGGTGCCGGATCTGCCCGCCGTCCTCACCGGCTTGAACCGGCACGATCCGGGGCTCGCGCTCGAGATGCATGTCGGAATGTCGGCCGGGCTGCTCGCGCAATACGACGAGCGGCGGCTCGACGCGGCGTTCGTGCGCCACGAGCCCGGCGAAGACCCGCCGCGCGACGACGCGACGCTGCTTTTCACCGAGCCGCTCGCGTGGCTCGCCGCGCCCGGCTGGACGCCGCGCGCGGACGAGCCGCTGCCGCTCGCGGTGCTGGCGGGCCCGTGCGGCGTGCGCGCGGCCGCGCTGCGCGCGCTCGAGCGCGCCGGCGTGCGGTGGCGCGAGCGTTTCACGGGCGGCGGCGTCGCGGCCGTCGCGGCGGCGGCCGCCGCGGGGCTCGCGGTGTGCCCGCTGGCCCGCCGCGTCGCGCCGCGCTCGCTCGTCGACGTCGGCGCGCGCTTGCGCCTGCCCGCCTTGCCCGATTCGCAAGTCGCGCTGTATTCGCGGGTGCGCGACGCGCGCTCGATCGACACGCTGCGGCGCTTCGCCGACAGCCTGGCGGGGCCGGCGCAATCGGCCGGACGCGAGTAG
- a CDS encoding DMT family transporter, with protein MKHDARKHLRANLLMLAAAAIWGSAFVAQRLSLAVIGPFLFTGLRFLLGAAVLVPLLCANGAARAHCATLARERTRLLPGLALGGLLAVSISLQQIGLQYTKIANAGFISSLYVVLVPVIGVFFRHRTGIGTWLGALLAAIGLYFLSVDAHFSMLYGDWFQLAGAIVIAFHVIAVGHLVRRHDPLVLSFMQFVVCGALCLALGLAIEPLDRATLTRALPTLLYGGLLSVGVGYTLQVVAQRDAAPAHAAVIFSMEGVFAAIAGWAALGETLSLRALAGCALMIAGLLVCQLLPGHARRASDNALAA; from the coding sequence ATGAAACACGACGCCCGCAAACACCTTCGCGCCAATCTGCTGATGCTCGCCGCCGCCGCGATCTGGGGGTCGGCGTTCGTCGCTCAGCGGCTGAGTCTCGCCGTGATCGGCCCGTTTCTGTTCACCGGGTTGCGCTTCCTGCTCGGCGCGGCGGTGCTCGTGCCGCTGTTGTGCGCAAACGGCGCGGCCCGCGCGCACTGCGCGACGCTCGCGCGCGAGCGCACGCGCTTGCTGCCGGGGCTCGCGCTGGGCGGACTGCTCGCGGTATCGATCTCGCTGCAGCAGATCGGGCTGCAATACACGAAGATCGCGAACGCGGGCTTCATCAGTTCGCTGTACGTGGTGCTCGTGCCGGTCATCGGCGTGTTCTTCCGGCATCGCACGGGCATCGGCACGTGGCTCGGCGCGCTGCTCGCCGCGATCGGCCTGTATTTTCTGAGCGTCGACGCGCATTTCTCGATGCTGTATGGCGATTGGTTCCAGCTCGCGGGCGCGATCGTGATCGCCTTTCACGTGATCGCGGTCGGGCATCTCGTGCGCCGCCACGATCCGCTCGTGCTCTCGTTCATGCAGTTCGTCGTCTGCGGCGCGCTGTGCCTCGCGCTCGGGCTCGCGATCGAGCCGCTCGACCGCGCGACGCTTACGCGCGCGCTGCCGACGCTGCTGTACGGCGGGCTGCTGTCGGTCGGCGTCGGCTATACGCTGCAGGTCGTCGCGCAACGCGACGCCGCGCCCGCGCACGCGGCCGTGATCTTCAGCATGGAAGGCGTGTTCGCCGCGATCGCCGGCTGGGCCGCGCTCGGCGAGACGCTGTCGCTGCGCGCGCTCGCGGGCTGCGCGTTGATGATCGCCGGGCTCCTCGTCTGCCAGTTGCTGCCCGGCCACGCGCGGCGCGCGAGCGACAACGCGCTTGCCGCCTGA
- the modB gene encoding molybdate ABC transporter permease subunit — translation MHDAWVPLLLSLKVAGWATALDLVLGVAAGYALARWRSGARDVVDSLLTLPLVLPPTVLGYYLLVLLGRRGVLGAWLDRIGIQLVFTWQGAVIASMVVAFPLILKSARAAFEAVDPQLERAARTLGISETGIFFRVTLPLAARGILAGALLAFARALGEFGATLMIAGNLPGRTQTLSVAVYAAVQAGDDATANFLVLVTSATCVLILLIAGRLVPQRALAAAR, via the coding sequence ATGCACGACGCCTGGGTTCCGCTGCTGCTGTCGCTGAAGGTCGCCGGCTGGGCGACGGCGCTCGATCTCGTGCTCGGCGTCGCGGCGGGCTACGCGCTCGCGCGCTGGCGCTCGGGCGCGCGCGACGTCGTCGATTCGCTGCTGACGCTGCCGCTCGTGCTGCCGCCGACGGTGCTCGGCTATTACCTGCTCGTGCTGCTCGGCCGCCGCGGCGTGCTCGGCGCGTGGCTCGACCGGATCGGCATCCAGCTCGTGTTCACCTGGCAGGGCGCGGTGATCGCGTCGATGGTCGTCGCGTTTCCGCTGATCCTGAAGTCCGCGCGCGCCGCGTTCGAAGCGGTCGATCCGCAGCTCGAGCGCGCGGCGCGCACGCTCGGCATCAGCGAAACGGGCATCTTCTTTCGCGTGACGCTGCCGCTCGCCGCGCGCGGCATTCTCGCGGGCGCGCTGCTCGCGTTCGCGCGCGCGCTCGGCGAGTTCGGCGCGACGCTGATGATCGCGGGCAATCTGCCCGGGCGCACCCAGACGCTATCGGTCGCGGTCTACGCCGCCGTGCAGGCGGGCGACGACGCGACCGCGAACTTCCTCGTGCTCGTCACTTCCGCGACGTGCGTGCTCATTCTGCTCATCGCGGGCCGGCTCGTGCCGCAGCGCGCGCTCGCCGCAGCGAGATGA
- a CDS encoding CHAD domain-containing protein, with protein sequence MARVLEIVLDFSLQDWQATRGARVRAARDLGAELARAWRICPPVKMRRGHERVTIEPCRFVEAQPNDGGRWQTWIETTAQARRVLAARCRPFVPGVTVREHFDDYRGDVRVATPLADEQAPIAAGSTPVPRDSAAAARDVRDGGDAPPSRGRASRAAAARTAARAAASTPVAPDADVSGAADASGSSRSSTSGSASESAAESASDSVSAESTAPSAGAVPVGDAVAGTASLESGSTARPAPDFVVERRRGRWLGADGIEVELTLDDIVFAPAAASSDTIRAVASRVCELRLAVADPDDPDARAAALRALFNAARELSGAWPASLSPISVLDRACAVDAPDANGAPAKAQSVDLSNTRTQRAAFFALGCSVTGQWLGNEAGVRDTAEPEYVHQMRVALRRLRTLARLFPRYADAAWKDAFSGDIRWLAGMLGAVRDWDVCVTSTLPALAAADGDEAAWAGTLDAARAQGDAARAELRQALGTARYTRLVFAWLEWLSLFPLGEDDPARGKAPSLKRHAAKRVSRLFGHLYGARRLTALDAAARHRVRIDAKRLRYALEFFSSLASRRTREDMVRLLARVQNALGDANDATVALRCLERLSALPYQLGFARGYGAAAQRYAAEAAEQLLRGMRAPKIGGRKA encoded by the coding sequence ATGGCGCGCGTTCTGGAAATCGTATTGGATTTTTCGCTGCAAGACTGGCAAGCCACACGCGGGGCGCGGGTGCGCGCGGCACGCGATCTCGGCGCGGAGCTCGCGCGGGCATGGCGGATCTGTCCGCCGGTGAAAATGCGGCGCGGGCACGAGCGCGTGACGATCGAGCCGTGCCGGTTCGTCGAGGCGCAGCCCAACGACGGCGGCCGTTGGCAGACCTGGATCGAGACGACCGCGCAGGCGCGTCGCGTGCTCGCCGCGCGGTGCCGTCCGTTCGTGCCGGGCGTGACGGTGCGCGAGCATTTCGACGATTACCGCGGCGACGTGCGCGTCGCGACACCGTTGGCGGACGAGCAGGCGCCGATTGCGGCCGGATCGACGCCGGTCCCGCGCGATTCGGCCGCGGCCGCCCGTGATGTGCGTGATGGGGGGGATGCGCCGCCGTCGCGCGGTCGGGCGTCGAGGGCCGCCGCCGCGCGGACGGCCGCGCGCGCGGCGGCGAGCACGCCCGTCGCGCCGGATGCGGACGTCTCCGGGGCGGCCGATGCGAGCGGAAGCTCGCGATCTTCCACATCCGGTTCAGCTTCCGAATCCGCCGCCGAATCCGCTTCCGACTCCGTTTCGGCCGAATCCACGGCGCCGTCGGCGGGGGCCGTCCCGGTCGGCGATGCCGTCGCCGGCACGGCCTCCCTCGAATCCGGATCGACCGCCCGGCCCGCGCCCGACTTCGTCGTCGAACGCCGACGCGGACGCTGGCTCGGCGCGGACGGCATCGAGGTCGAACTGACGCTCGACGACATCGTGTTCGCGCCGGCTGCCGCCTCGTCGGACACCATTCGCGCCGTCGCGTCACGCGTCTGCGAATTGCGTCTTGCCGTTGCCGACCCGGACGATCCGGACGCACGCGCTGCCGCGCTGCGCGCGCTCTTCAACGCGGCCCGCGAACTGAGCGGCGCGTGGCCGGCGTCGCTGTCGCCCATCAGTGTGCTCGACCGCGCATGCGCGGTCGACGCGCCGGACGCGAACGGCGCGCCGGCGAAGGCGCAGTCGGTCGACCTGTCGAACACGCGCACGCAGCGCGCGGCATTCTTCGCGCTCGGCTGCAGCGTGACCGGGCAATGGCTCGGCAACGAGGCCGGCGTGCGCGACACGGCGGAGCCGGAATACGTCCATCAGATGCGCGTCGCGCTGCGCCGGCTGCGCACGCTCGCGCGGCTTTTCCCGCGCTATGCCGACGCGGCATGGAAGGACGCGTTCTCGGGCGACATCCGCTGGCTTGCCGGCATGCTCGGCGCGGTGCGCGACTGGGATGTGTGCGTGACGTCGACGTTGCCCGCGCTTGCCGCGGCCGACGGCGACGAGGCCGCGTGGGCGGGCACGCTCGATGCGGCACGCGCGCAAGGCGACGCCGCGCGCGCCGAGCTGCGGCAGGCGCTCGGCACGGCGCGCTACACGCGGCTCGTGTTCGCGTGGCTCGAATGGCTGAGCCTCTTCCCGCTCGGGGAGGACGATCCGGCGCGCGGCAAGGCGCCGTCGCTCAAGCGGCACGCGGCGAAGCGCGTGAGCCGGCTGTTCGGCCATCTGTACGGCGCGAGGCGCCTGACGGCGCTCGACGCGGCCGCGCGTCACCGCGTGCGGATCGACGCGAAGCGGCTGCGCTACGCGCTGGAGTTCTTCTCGTCGCTTGCGTCGCGCCGCACGCGCGAGGACATGGTGCGGCTGCTCGCGCGCGTGCAGAACGCGCTCGGCGATGCGAACGATGCGACCGTCGCGCTGCGCTGCCTCGAGCGTCTGTCGGCGCTGCCGTATCAGCTCGGCTTCGCGCGCGGCTACGGCGCAGCGGCGCAGCGCTATGCGGCCGAGGCGGCCGAGCAGTTGCTGCGCGGGATGCGCGCGCCGAAGATCGGCGGCAGAAAGGCGTGA
- the modA gene encoding molybdate ABC transporter substrate-binding protein — MSAPVRSARRLFLRLAMLSALVAGFAAPAAHAADELVVSAAASLTNAFKAVGDAYEKQHPGTKILFNFGASDVLMQQIAKGAPADVFASADQKAMDRAAAERVIADGTRRDFAANSLVLIVPADSRATFGSLRDLTAPAVKRVAFGDPASVPVGRYTEGALKAAGVWNDVGVKGVLAANVRQSLDYVARGEVDAGFVFGTDAAVMPERVKVALTVPTQTPITYPIAVVKDSRHAAAAQGFVAFVLSPAGQAVLAKYGFKPAAGGAN, encoded by the coding sequence ATGTCCGCTCCCGTTCGTTCCGCCCGCCGCCTGTTCCTGCGTCTCGCCATGCTGTCCGCGCTCGTCGCCGGCTTCGCCGCGCCGGCCGCGCATGCCGCCGACGAACTCGTCGTGTCGGCCGCGGCAAGCCTGACCAATGCGTTCAAGGCCGTCGGCGACGCCTACGAGAAGCAACATCCGGGCACGAAAATCCTGTTCAACTTCGGCGCATCCGACGTGCTGATGCAGCAGATCGCGAAGGGCGCGCCGGCCGACGTGTTCGCCTCGGCCGACCAGAAAGCGATGGACCGCGCGGCCGCCGAGCGCGTGATCGCCGACGGCACGCGCCGCGACTTCGCCGCGAACTCGCTCGTGCTGATCGTGCCCGCCGACAGCCGCGCGACGTTCGGCTCGCTGCGCGATCTGACCGCGCCCGCCGTGAAGCGCGTCGCGTTCGGCGATCCGGCGTCGGTGCCCGTCGGCCGCTACACCGAGGGCGCACTGAAGGCGGCCGGCGTGTGGAACGACGTCGGCGTCAAGGGCGTGCTCGCCGCGAACGTGCGCCAGAGCCTCGACTATGTCGCGCGCGGCGAAGTCGATGCGGGCTTCGTGTTCGGCACCGACGCGGCCGTGATGCCCGAGCGCGTGAAGGTGGCGCTGACCGTCCCGACGCAAACGCCGATCACCTACCCGATCGCCGTCGTCAAGGACAGCCGGCATGCGGCCGCCGCGCAAGGCTTCGTCGCGTTCGTGCTGTCGCCCGCGGGCCAGGCGGTGCTCGCGAAGTACGGCTTCAAGCCGGCCGCCGGCGGCGCGAACTGA